In the Acropora muricata isolate sample 2 chromosome 10, ASM3666990v1, whole genome shotgun sequence genome, one interval contains:
- the LOC136931363 gene encoding adenosine receptor A2b-like — MKEKACSPMSPMNDTCQSRRMPVSLTAIFITLSVLGMFISAVGNSLIFLAMYKTRPLRTPANYLLVSMSFASFMLIPVMATYTFSLTKSERDPIMPDLCGWSSQVDFGIFCVVMAHLATISLDRLVAIKMPMRYPALATNRNIAGLIVFLWVMGTLEGAFANVIQRIDKKRGSILLELLYGCLQNNKIPEEDKVKDVVPHFLALMSLVVFVPSGIMLITHALILKVSLKQYRCIRAVQDAVGQRRLNEIRAAKTVAIMVFSALACFSPLLAVNFITIFEPPASNRGLDTSQFNIKYILFPSLKILTLWAMCFNPLLYALKSRPFRKALRRISENAGISFSKRRNLELKPRATNDNSSSTAT; from the exons ATGAAAG AAAAAGCTTGCTCCCCGATGTCGCCCATGAATGACACTTGTCAATCAAGACGAATGCCCGTTTCTTTGACCGCAATTTTCATCACTCTATCAGTGTTGGGCATGTTCATATCAGCAGTAGGAAATTCGCTGATTTTTCTCGCCATGTACAAAACAAGACCGCTGAGGACTCCGGCAAACTATTTGCTAGTGAGCATGTCATTCGCGAGCTTCATGCTAATACCAGTGATGGCGACTTACACCTTTTCTCTAACTAAGAGCGAACGTGACCCAATAATGCCAGACTTGTGCGGATGGTCTTCCCAAGTGGATTTTGGTATATTCTGTGTGGTTATGGCCCACTTGGCGACGATTTCATTGGATCGCCTTGTGGCGATAAAAATGCCCATGAG GTACCCAGCTTTGGCGACCAATAGAAATATCGCAGGTTTGATCGTCTTCCTTTGGGTAATGGGCACACTAGAAGGAGCCTTTGCAAACGTTATTCAACGCATTGATAAAAAGCGAGGTTCAATTTTACTCGAGCTGCTTTATGGCtgtcttcaaaacaacaaaatccCCGAAGAAGATAAAGTGAAAGATGTTGTACCTCATTTCCTGGCTTTGATGTCTCTCGTGGTCTTCGTGCCCAGCGGTATCATGCTGATAACGCATGCACTGATTCTCAAAGTCTCTCTCAAGCAATACAGGTGCATCCGCGCGGTTCAAGACGCCGTGGGACAAAGACGCCTTAACGAAATACGCGCCGCCAAGACGGTTGCAATTATGGTATTTTCAGCATTGGCGTGTTTCTCGCCATTACTAGCGGTGAACTTTATCACAATATTTGAACCTCCTGCCAGCAACCGGGGGCTTGATACAAGCCAATTTAACATCAAGTATATTCTTTTTCCCAGTCTCAAAATTCTTACTCTATGGGCAATGTGTTTCAACCCCTTGCTTTACGCCTTGAAAAGCAGACCGTTCCGAAAAGCATTAAGAAGGATTTCCGAAAATGCTGGCATTTCATTCTCTAAACGACGCAACTTGGAACTAAAACCAAGAGCAACTAATGATAATTCAAGCTCAACTGCTACTTAG
- the LOC136887492 gene encoding uncharacterized protein, translating into MIARRSVTLTLTVIVLLFVNFWLFKKEVEPEFRPTTYTDIDNAQIDSLRSDIISAPTRETTTETKKRKFFIAFGFGDQLTCATQSLLELAALSKYGERNVVVPFAKNSKLYGTKLDEHTGTLSRYFDLKELNETLKTHGYGTMVHWEYFQEYCPQQLNVLLTFFYPFHYAPELSMSQKKRLNETGWTKCSGSDSKELRMFEVRERICINPEVLTSMEKLEHDVLRHAPCVGIFLWRGIGPGRGHFTIPSYVSPPSKIKYALHISPDLKQITEQFVAQQLGNDFVSVHVRSEWIMRDNGGSVEHVFQCLRQLEDKLKSVKNEIGFKKVFLATDFSKFGSDSNSIQAARDEKDKLFNALHRIINKPQTFHPKNIPDRGSVAIVEMSILASGKRLFLVGGGKFEKWTEFQYNKVNEIPAIKICFHKSL; encoded by the coding sequence ATGATTGCACGACGGAGTGTAACACTTACTCTAACAGTCATCGTTCTTTTGTTCGTTAATTTCTGGCTTTTCAAGAAGGAAGTTGAGCCGGAATTTAGACCAACAACTTACACGGATATTGACAATGCTCAGATCGACTCATTGCGTAGCGACATCATCTCCGCTCCAACGAGAGAAACCAcaactgaaacaaagaaaagaaaatttttcatcGCCTTTGGGTTCGGCGATCAATTGACTTGTGCAACACAGAGTTTATTGGAGCTTGCTGCACTTTCTAAATATGGAGAACGGAATGTTGTTGTTCCTTTTGCAAAGAATTCGAAGCTGTATGGAACAAAACTTGATGAACACACGGGGACACTTTCTCGGTACTTTGATCTGAAAGAGCTAAACGAAACACTTAAAACGCACGGTTATGGAACGATGGTCCATTGGGAATATTTTCAAGAATACTGTCCCCAACAGCTGAACGTattgttaacatttttttatccatttcaTTACGCACCTGAGCTGTCAATGTCTCAAAAAAAGAGGCTAAACGAAACAGGTTGGACAAAATGCTCTGGTTCAGACAGCAAAGAACTTCGCATGTTTGAAGTCCGAGAGAGAATCTGTATTAATCCCGAAGTACTGACATCGATGGAAAAACTGGAACACGATGTACTACGTCATGCACCATGCGTTGGGATTTTTTTATGGAGAGGTATCGGTCCAGGGCGAGGGCATTTTACTATACCGTCCTATGTTTCTCCACCtagcaaaattaaatatgcACTTCATATTAGCCCGGATCTTAAGCAAATAACTGAACAGTTCGTAGCTCAGCAACTTGGAAACGACTTTGTATCTGTCCATGTTCGCTCCGAGTGGATTATGAGGGACAACGGCGGAAGCGTTGAGCACGTCTTTCAATGCCTGCGGCAGTTGGAAGACAAACTGAAAAGCGTTAAGAACGAAATCGGTtttaaaaaagtttttcttgCCACTGACTTCTCCAAATTTGGATCAGATTCGAATTCCATCCAGGCTGCTCGCGACGAAAAAGACAAACTGTTCAACGCCCTTCACAGAATAATTAACAAACCACAAACATTCCATCCGAAAAATATCCCTGACAGGGGATCTGTAGCTATTGTTGAAATGAGCATTTTAGCTTCTGGAAAAAGACTTTTCTTAGTTGGCGGTGGGAAGTTTGAAAAATGGACGGAGTTTCAGTATAATAAGGTAAATGAGATTCCCGCTATCAAGATTTGTTTCCACAAGTCTTTATGA